In a genomic window of Salegentibacter salegens:
- a CDS encoding DUF58 domain-containing protein, translating to MLKFFKSLYLNQRFFYAIFAIALLFLFSYFFDFLYGFCWVLSLLLLLLFLADLVSLYKNNRINAERILPQKFSNSDENEVEIIMENNYAFSIYANIIDEIPVQFQKRDFLKELKIGANTSEKFSYFLRPVARGEYYFGKLNIYVFTKIGLVKRRSVFGDKQMLKVYPSFIQMKKLDFLAIDNRLSQPGLKKIRKIGHTMEFEQIKEYVPGDDVRTINWKATAKQGDLMVNQFQDEKAQPIYSIIDTGRVMKMPFNGLSLLDYAINSSLAFSNIALKKKDKVGLISFSAKIENILKANSKLSQLQQIMERLYNINTQFPDSDFNMLYSNLRQRITQRSLLMLYTNFEHISALKRQLPYLKAINKKHVLVVIFFENTELNNIISSNPDNTTDMAHQVIAENFAHDKKLMAAELRQHGINTLLTKPEDLSINTINKYLEIKARGIL from the coding sequence GTGCTCAAATTCTTTAAATCTTTATATCTAAACCAGCGTTTTTTCTATGCGATTTTTGCTATCGCATTACTTTTCCTGTTTTCTTATTTCTTTGATTTTCTATACGGATTTTGCTGGGTTTTAAGCCTCCTTCTGCTATTGTTATTTCTCGCCGATTTAGTAAGTCTTTATAAAAATAACCGGATAAATGCTGAAAGAATTCTTCCGCAGAAATTCTCTAATTCCGATGAAAATGAAGTGGAAATTATCATGGAAAATAATTACGCATTTTCAATTTATGCTAACATTATAGATGAAATTCCCGTGCAATTTCAAAAGCGGGATTTTTTAAAAGAATTAAAAATAGGTGCAAATACTTCTGAAAAATTCAGCTATTTCTTAAGGCCAGTTGCTCGTGGTGAATATTATTTCGGAAAACTAAATATATATGTTTTTACAAAAATAGGCCTGGTAAAAAGGCGGTCGGTTTTTGGTGATAAACAAATGCTTAAAGTCTATCCCTCCTTTATTCAGATGAAAAAACTGGATTTTCTAGCCATAGATAACCGCTTATCCCAACCCGGTTTAAAGAAAATACGAAAAATTGGCCATACGATGGAGTTTGAGCAAATTAAGGAATATGTTCCCGGAGATGACGTGCGAACTATAAACTGGAAAGCTACCGCCAAGCAGGGCGACCTTATGGTTAACCAATTTCAGGATGAAAAGGCCCAACCTATCTATTCTATTATAGATACCGGCCGTGTGATGAAAATGCCTTTTAATGGCTTGAGTTTATTGGATTATGCGATTAACAGCAGTTTGGCATTTTCTAATATCGCACTTAAGAAAAAAGACAAAGTGGGCCTGATTTCTTTTTCTGCTAAAATTGAAAATATCCTTAAGGCTAATTCCAAATTGAGCCAGTTGCAGCAAATTATGGAGCGTTTGTATAATATTAATACTCAGTTTCCAGATTCAGATTTTAACATGCTCTATAGCAATTTGCGACAAAGAATTACACAACGCAGTTTGCTAATGTTGTACACTAATTTTGAACATATTTCGGCTTTAAAAAGGCAACTCCCGTATTTAAAAGCAATCAATAAAAAGCACGTTTTGGTGGTGATCTTTTTTGAAAATACCGAACTGAATAACATTATAAGCAGCAATCCCGATAACACCACCGATATGGCTCACCAGGTTATCGCCGAAAATTTTGCACACGATAAAAAACTAATGGCAGCCGAATTACGACAACACGGGATTAATACTTTACTCACCAAACCTGAAGATTTAAGTATTAATACTATTAATAAATACCTGGAAATTAAGGCTCGCGGTATACTTTAG